From a single Penaeus vannamei isolate JL-2024 chromosome 25, ASM4276789v1, whole genome shotgun sequence genomic region:
- the LOC138866419 gene encoding uncharacterized protein — protein MISYVGKQLVKYVGKQLVKYVGKQLMKYVGKQLVKYVGKQLVKYVGKQLMKYVGKQLMKYVGKQLMKYVGKQLMKCVGKQLMNYVGKQLVKYVGKQLVKYVGKQLVKYVGKQLVKYVGKQLMKYVGKQLMKYVGKQLMKYVGKQLMKCVGKQLMNYVGKQLVKYVGKQLVKYVGKQLMKYVGKQLMKYLMKYVGKQLVKYVGKQLMKYVGKQLVKCVAKQLMKYVGKQLMKYVGKQLMKYLMKYVGKQLMKYVGKQLMKYVGKQLMSS, from the exons ATGATTTCATATGTTGGAAAGCAGCTCGtgaaatatgttggaaagcagctcgtgaaatatgttggaaagcagctcatgaaatatgttggaaagcaGCTCGTGAAATACGTTGGAAAGCAGCTCGtgaaatatgttggaaagcagctcatgaaatatgttggaaagcagctcatgaaatatgttggaaagcagctcatgaaatatgttggaaagcaGCTCATGAAATGTGTTGGAAAGCAGCTCATGAATTATGTTGGAAAGCAGCTCGTGAAATACGTTGGAAAGCAGCTCGtgaaatatgttggaaagcaGCTCGTGAAATACGTTGGAAAGCAGCTCGtgaaatatgttggaaagcagctcatgaaatatgttggaaagcagctcatgaaatatgttggaaagcagctcatgaaatatgttggaaagcaGCTCATGAAATGTGTTGGAAAGCAGCTCATGAATTATGTTGGAAAGCAGCTCGTGAAATACGTTGGAAAGCAGCTCGtgaaatatgttggaaagcagctcatgaaatatgttggaaagcagctcatgaaatat ctcatgaaatatgttggaaagcagctcgtgaaatatgttggaaagcagctcatgaaatatgttggaaagcaGCTCGTGAAATGTGTTGCAAAGCAGCTCatgaaatatgttggaaagcagctcatgaaatatgttggaaagcagctcatgaaatat ctcatgaaatatgttggaaagcagctcatgaaatatgttggaaagcagctcatgaaatatgttggaaagcaGCTCATGTCATCCTAA